The genomic interval CGCGACGGCCGTCGCGTCCTCGACCTCACCGGAGGCGTGGGCGTACTCAACCACGGTCACAACCATCCGCGCATCCTGGCCGCCCGGCAACGGTTCGCGGCTCAGCGGCGGATGGAGGTGCACAAGACGTACTTCTCGCCGTACCTGGCGGCGCTCGGGCACAACCTGGCCCAGCTCCTCCCCGGTGACCTGCGGATGTCCTTCCTGCCCAACTCGGGTGCGGAGGCGGTCGAGGGGGCGGTGAAGCTGGCGTACAAGTACCACGGCGGCCGGCGCGGCACGATCCTGCGGGCCGACTGCGGGTTCCACGGAAAGCTGCTGGGTTCGGGCGGGCTCACCGGACAACCCTCGTTCAGCTTTCCCACCATTCCCGGCATAGTTCCATTTACGTATGGGAATCTGGACTCCGTCCGGGAGGCGGTCCAGGCACATCCGGACGATGTCTACGCTCTCATCGTCGAGCCGTTCAGCGCCTCCACCGTGACTTGGTGCGACGAAGACTTCCTGCGTGGCATTCGGCAGCTCTGCGACCGGCACGACATCGTGCTCATCTTCGACGAGATCTACACCGGTTGGGGTAAGACCGGCAGTCTCTTCTACTTCATGCGGTATCCGGAGCTGGTCCCGGACGTCCTTACCACATCCAAGTCATTCGGCGGTGGAAAGTCATCGATTTCTGCATTCGTGGCGCGGGAAAGGGTGTTCCGGAAGGCGTACGACAACCTCACCGACGCGCTACTGCAGAGCACCAGCACCACCTACTACGGGATGGGCGAGGAGTGCGTCACCGCGCTGGAGGCGATCAACATCGTGGTGGAGGACGACTACCCGGCCCGGGCCCGCGAGCTGGAGCGGGTACTCGAACCGGCGCTGAAGCGGCTGGCCAAGGAGTTCCCGGACGCGGTGGGCCGGGTGGCCGGGGCGGGCGCGCTCTGGGGCGTACAGATCGACGGCGGCCCGAAGATCCTCGACCTGGTGGCCCGGCTCGCCCCGGCCGGGATGGCCCGGGACCCGCGGTTCAAGGCGAAGCTGGTCACCTGCGCGGTGATCCAGGCGCTCTACCGGGACCACGACATCTTCACCTACTACACCCTCAACGGCCGCAACCCGCTGATCCTCGGCCCGTCCCTG from Plantactinospora sp. BC1 carries:
- a CDS encoding aspartate aminotransferase family protein, producing the protein MTSFGFGRELVDHAEGAHLVLRDGRRVLDLTGGVGVLNHGHNHPRILAARQRFAAQRRMEVHKTYFSPYLAALGHNLAQLLPGDLRMSFLPNSGAEAVEGAVKLAYKYHGGRRGTILRADCGFHGKLLGSGGLTGQPSFSFPTIPGIVPFTYGNLDSVREAVQAHPDDVYALIVEPFSASTVTWCDEDFLRGIRQLCDRHDIVLIFDEIYTGWGKTGSLFYFMRYPELVPDVLTTSKSFGGGKSSISAFVARERVFRKAYDNLTDALLQSTSTTYYGMGEECVTALEAINIVVEDDYPARARELERVLEPALKRLAKEFPDAVGRVAGAGALWGVQIDGGPKILDLVARLAPAGMARDPRFKAKLVTCAVIQALYRDHDIFTYYTLNGRNPLILGPSLVTDPADVQRACDALGEVLEQGLAKLVTRFVAQKVGSALW